Proteins encoded together in one Chitinophaga sp. LS1 window:
- the hemG gene encoding protoporphyrinogen oxidase: MDTQQPVIIVGAGIAGLSIAYELQKKGIPYQILEAGDKAGGVIRSLHIDGYELDAGPNSIGATPDTLSFLEEIGLKDVVMEATAASKNRFLVRNGQLHGISPNPAKIISSKYVSGGAKWRLFTESFRKADKTTTEESVTSFVTRRFGTEIMEYVFEPVLSGIYAGNPDKLSIQEVLPILPKWEKTYGSVTKGMMKSKGEMGGRKIIAFKGGNQVLPERLVSLLQTEVKLACRVTGITKGATDYIVQYEENGQTQMLNAGHVIFTTPSYATAGAIAGFDAGLSATLKDLHYPHMGVLHLGFGQEAKDKIPEGFGFLVPHAEQKHFLGAICNSAVFPSRAPEGKVLFTVFIGGAQQESLFEQMGTVQLQQTVVKEFMALLGLTTPPELQKFSEWHKAIPQLNVGFAATRQQIKSFEEKYPGIIIAGNYVTGVSIPGIITGAKAIVARIF, from the coding sequence ATGGATACACAACAACCTGTTATCATTGTAGGCGCCGGTATAGCCGGGCTAAGCATCGCCTACGAGTTACAGAAAAAAGGAATCCCTTATCAGATACTGGAGGCAGGAGATAAGGCCGGAGGCGTGATCCGCTCTTTGCATATCGATGGCTATGAGCTGGATGCAGGACCTAATTCTATTGGTGCTACACCTGATACATTGTCGTTTCTTGAAGAGATCGGATTGAAAGATGTAGTGATGGAAGCGACGGCTGCCAGTAAGAATCGTTTTCTTGTAAGGAACGGACAGTTACATGGTATTTCGCCCAACCCGGCGAAGATTATCAGTTCGAAATATGTAAGCGGTGGCGCTAAGTGGCGATTGTTCACGGAGAGTTTCCGCAAAGCAGATAAAACGACAACCGAAGAATCGGTTACTTCTTTTGTGACCCGTCGTTTTGGTACGGAGATCATGGAGTATGTATTTGAACCGGTTTTGTCTGGTATTTATGCAGGTAATCCTGATAAATTATCTATACAGGAAGTGCTGCCCATTTTGCCAAAGTGGGAAAAAACCTATGGTAGTGTGACCAAAGGTATGATGAAGAGCAAAGGCGAAATGGGGGGGCGTAAGATCATTGCTTTCAAAGGAGGTAACCAGGTATTGCCTGAGCGACTGGTATCACTGTTACAAACAGAAGTAAAACTGGCGTGCAGGGTAACCGGTATTACCAAAGGAGCGACTGATTACATCGTGCAGTATGAGGAAAATGGACAAACACAGATGCTGAATGCGGGGCATGTGATCTTTACCACGCCATCTTATGCCACAGCGGGTGCGATTGCAGGTTTCGATGCAGGCTTGTCTGCTACATTAAAAGATCTCCATTATCCACATATGGGTGTACTGCACCTTGGTTTTGGACAGGAAGCAAAGGACAAAATTCCTGAAGGCTTTGGTTTCCTGGTACCACATGCGGAGCAGAAACATTTCCTGGGAGCTATTTGTAATTCAGCGGTATTCCCATCAAGGGCACCGGAGGGAAAGGTATTGTTTACAGTATTCATAGGTGGTGCACAGCAGGAATCTCTGTTTGAGCAGATGGGAACTGTACAATTGCAACAAACTGTGGTAAAAGAATTCATGGCATTGCTGGGATTGACCACGCCTCCTGAATTACAAAAATTCAGTGAGTGGCACAAAGCCATTCCGCAATTGAATGTAGGCTTTGCAGCTACCAGACAACAGATCAAATCATTTGAAGAAAAATACCCGGGAATAATAATAGCAGGAAATTATGTGACGGGAGTATCTATCCCCGGAATCATAACAGGGGCGAAAGCTATTGTAGCGCGGATTTTTTAA
- a CDS encoding uroporphyrinogen-III synthase: MANKYNILSTKTLPAILHELAEENDAQLRIHGFVEIAPIFISPEFREEINQLIQTCNVTVFTSANAVLSIKGVTAPTQVCCLSGNTLETVQKIFPKATIVATADHAAELAHQMIATRNIHSAVFFCGNKRRDTLPDLLQQHQIDLKEVVVYETIPVPVPIEGHIDGVLFFSPSGVESYFHYNQLAPDTVCFAIGQTTGDALKAYTSQVVVMNEEKPSAKNLLQLAITYFKNHN, encoded by the coding sequence ATGGCAAATAAGTACAACATATTAAGTACAAAAACGCTACCGGCTATTCTTCATGAATTAGCTGAGGAAAATGATGCCCAGCTTCGCATACATGGTTTTGTAGAGATAGCACCCATTTTCATTTCTCCTGAATTTCGGGAAGAAATCAATCAGCTGATACAAACATGCAATGTCACCGTTTTTACCAGCGCAAATGCTGTGTTAAGTATTAAAGGTGTTACTGCTCCCACACAAGTCTGTTGCCTGTCAGGCAACACGCTCGAAACTGTTCAAAAAATATTTCCAAAGGCTACCATCGTTGCCACCGCCGATCATGCAGCGGAACTGGCCCATCAAATGATCGCCACCCGCAATATCCATTCTGCTGTTTTTTTCTGCGGCAACAAACGTCGTGATACACTGCCGGATCTGCTTCAACAACATCAGATCGATCTGAAGGAAGTCGTAGTCTATGAAACGATTCCTGTCCCGGTTCCCATTGAGGGGCATATTGATGGGGTGCTTTTTTTCAGCCCCAGTGGCGTAGAATCCTATTTTCATTATAATCAACTGGCACCAGATACGGTTTGCTTCGCTATCGGGCAGACTACCGGCGATGCGCTGAAAGCATATACCAGTCAGGTAGTCGTGATGAATGAAGAAAAACCATCGGCAAAGAACCTGCTACAACTTGCAATAACTTATTTTAAAAATCATAACTGA
- the hemA gene encoding glutamyl-tRNA reductase produces the protein MQGSQSKDIAHYHIVGINYKKTDAAIRGSFAINQAQYGQLLEQAKTAYLDDVFVLSTCNRTEIYGFAEDPQQLVEMVCRQTDGDCNLFSQLSYVKSGEEAIKHLYQVGTGLDSQILGDYEIIGQIRNATRFAKTNGCLGGFQERLVNSVLQVSKLIKNETALSAGTVSVAFAAVRMLEYKVPDILNKKILLVGVGKIGRNTIKNMMDYLGVTDVTLVNRTLATAEEFARQHGLRHAPYEHLAEELNRADIILVASNAPEPNILKQHFESAGPKLIIDLSIPFNVAPDVSELPHISLVNVDELSKIQDETLQMRQQEVPKALSIIEEHMNEFLYWYKMRKHAVVLKAVKDKLQEIHTKEIREQKNGAQYKLEDMEAVSSRIIQKMINLMAGKVRRETDKSDQYIAMINDIFEAGVK, from the coding sequence ATGCAGGGTAGTCAATCAAAGGATATAGCCCATTATCATATAGTTGGTATCAACTATAAAAAGACAGATGCAGCTATAAGGGGGTCGTTCGCAATTAATCAGGCACAATACGGGCAATTGCTCGAGCAGGCAAAAACTGCGTACCTCGATGATGTGTTCGTACTCTCCACTTGTAACAGAACAGAGATCTATGGCTTTGCTGAAGATCCACAACAACTGGTAGAAATGGTGTGTCGTCAGACTGATGGCGATTGCAACCTTTTCAGCCAGCTCTCCTATGTTAAATCAGGCGAAGAAGCCATCAAGCACCTGTACCAGGTAGGTACCGGTCTCGATTCTCAGATCCTGGGTGACTATGAAATCATCGGTCAGATCCGTAACGCTACAAGATTTGCAAAAACCAACGGATGCCTTGGCGGTTTCCAGGAGCGACTTGTAAATAGTGTACTGCAGGTATCAAAACTGATTAAGAATGAAACCGCCCTCAGTGCCGGTACCGTATCTGTCGCTTTTGCCGCTGTACGTATGCTGGAATATAAGGTGCCGGACATTCTCAATAAAAAGATTTTACTGGTAGGTGTAGGAAAGATAGGGCGTAATACCATTAAGAATATGATGGATTACCTCGGGGTAACCGATGTGACACTGGTGAACAGAACACTCGCTACTGCCGAAGAATTCGCCAGACAACACGGGCTACGCCACGCTCCCTACGAGCACCTGGCAGAAGAGCTGAACAGAGCCGATATTATTCTGGTAGCCTCCAATGCACCGGAACCCAATATCCTCAAACAACACTTTGAAAGTGCAGGTCCTAAATTAATTATCGACCTCTCTATTCCTTTCAATGTGGCACCGGATGTCAGTGAACTCCCACATATTTCTCTGGTAAACGTAGATGAATTGTCTAAGATACAGGACGAAACATTGCAGATGCGCCAGCAGGAAGTGCCAAAAGCACTCTCTATTATAGAAGAGCATATGAACGAGTTCCTCTACTGGTACAAAATGCGTAAGCATGCAGTCGTACTCAAAGCCGTAAAAGATAAGCTACAGGAAATCCATACCAAAGAGATCCGGGAGCAAAAAAACGGCGCACAATATAAACTGGAAGATATGGAAGCTGTCTCGTCGCGTATCATCCAGAAAATGATCAACCTGATGGCTGGAAAGGTGCGCCGGGAAACAGATAAAAGTGATCAGTACATCGCAATGATCAACGATATATTTGAGGCAGGAGTTAAGTAG
- the hemC gene encoding hydroxymethylbilane synthase: MSKEIKIGTRESQLALWQANKVKDLLEAQGYSTVLVPIKSEGDIDLVTPLYEIGVQGIFTKSLDIALLNGRIDIAVHSLKDVPTQLPTGIIQAAVLERGPVKDLLVYKTDTAFLDQPEYVANIATSSVRRKAQWLRKYPQHQLHNLRGNVNTRLQKLAAEYWDGAIFATAGLERIGVRPPTSVEIDWMLPAPAQGAVVSVCRENDDYCRQALEALNDLSTALCTRIERDFLRTLMGGCTTPISAYASIKDGVVEFNGELCSLNGDTLLSIADRAPLEEAAVIGKRAAEKILTQGGDKIVAQIKNGK, from the coding sequence ATGAGTAAAGAAATTAAGATCGGCACAAGGGAAAGCCAGCTCGCACTGTGGCAGGCTAATAAAGTTAAAGACCTTCTGGAAGCACAGGGATACTCCACTGTGCTGGTGCCTATAAAAAGCGAAGGCGATATAGACCTCGTCACTCCACTGTATGAGATAGGCGTACAAGGAATATTCACCAAAAGCCTTGATATCGCATTGCTGAACGGACGAATTGATATCGCCGTACATTCTCTCAAAGACGTTCCCACTCAACTGCCTACAGGTATTATACAGGCCGCTGTTCTTGAAAGAGGCCCTGTAAAGGACCTGCTGGTATATAAAACAGATACCGCTTTCCTGGATCAACCGGAATATGTTGCGAATATCGCTACCAGTAGCGTACGTCGTAAAGCACAATGGTTGCGTAAATATCCACAGCATCAGCTCCATAACCTGCGAGGTAATGTGAATACACGCCTGCAGAAACTGGCTGCTGAATACTGGGATGGCGCCATCTTTGCTACTGCTGGCCTGGAAAGAATTGGTGTACGCCCCCCTACTTCTGTAGAGATAGACTGGATGCTGCCGGCACCTGCACAGGGTGCAGTGGTGTCTGTGTGCCGTGAGAATGATGATTACTGCCGCCAGGCACTGGAAGCACTGAATGATCTGTCGACTGCATTGTGCACACGTATTGAACGCGACTTCTTACGTACGCTGATGGGTGGTTGTACCACTCCGATCAGTGCATATGCATCTATTAAAGATGGAGTGGTGGAATTCAATGGTGAGCTGTGTAGTCTGAATGGGGACACGTTGCTGAGTATTGCTGATCGTGCGCCTTTGGAAGAGGCGGCGGTTATTGGGAAGCGTGCTGCTGAAAAAATTCTCACACAAGGTGGGGATAAAATTGTAGCGCAGATAAAAAATGGCAAATAA
- the hemF gene encoding oxygen-dependent coproporphyrinogen oxidase, which yields MSVKEKFISFIHQLQDDICAALEKIDGKATFREDRWERPGGGGGKTRVIVDGNVFEKGGVNTSVVEGELPEVMAKQFGVTGGQFMACGISLVIHPLNPYVPTVHANWRYFELYDAQGNIKDSWFGGGADLTPYYMDEEDGKHFHRTFKNACDPFGAALYPLYKKQCDEYFVNKHRNNETRGIGGIFYDYLRPDAGRTAEDLYRFSKATGEAFIPAYLPIVEKTKDLPYTTANKDWQEYRRGRYVEFNLIHDRGTLFGLKTNGRIESILMSLPPRARWEYDYHPEPGSAEARMVEYLQPREWA from the coding sequence ATGAGCGTTAAAGAAAAGTTCATTTCCTTTATACATCAGCTGCAGGATGATATCTGTGCAGCATTGGAAAAGATTGATGGGAAAGCGACCTTCCGCGAAGATCGCTGGGAACGCCCTGGTGGCGGTGGTGGTAAAACCCGCGTGATCGTAGATGGTAATGTGTTTGAGAAAGGTGGTGTAAACACTTCGGTCGTAGAAGGAGAATTGCCGGAAGTAATGGCGAAACAGTTTGGTGTAACCGGCGGTCAGTTTATGGCCTGTGGTATCTCGCTGGTAATCCATCCGCTCAATCCTTATGTACCTACTGTACATGCCAACTGGCGCTACTTTGAGCTGTACGATGCACAGGGTAATATAAAAGATAGCTGGTTTGGTGGTGGGGCGGATCTCACGCCTTATTATATGGATGAAGAAGATGGCAAACACTTCCATCGCACATTCAAAAATGCCTGCGATCCTTTTGGCGCAGCATTGTATCCGCTCTATAAAAAACAATGCGATGAATACTTTGTAAACAAACATCGCAATAATGAAACACGCGGCATAGGCGGTATCTTCTACGATTACCTCCGCCCTGATGCCGGCAGAACTGCGGAAGACTTATATCGTTTTTCCAAAGCTACCGGAGAAGCTTTTATTCCCGCTTACCTGCCCATCGTGGAAAAGACAAAAGATTTACCTTACACCACTGCCAATAAAGACTGGCAGGAATACAGGAGAGGTCGTTATGTAGAGTTCAACCTGATCCATGACAGAGGTACTTTATTTGGTCTTAAAACCAATGGCAGAATTGAATCTATCTTAATGAGCTTACCACCCAGGGCCCGCTGGGAGTACGATTATCACCCGGAACCAGGTAGTGCTGAAGCCAGGATGGTGGAATACCTGCAACCCCGTGAATGGGCATAA
- a CDS encoding Re/Si-specific NAD(P)(+) transhydrogenase subunit alpha encodes MIIGVLKEQLPEKRVSLVPDIVKQLGKQGVTVWVEPDAGAAAFYADDTYIQAGAAVRPRKEILQQSDLVCSIQMPEDWQLLRAGTILAGVYQPLHHHELMQQWAAHSLTTYSLDNIPRTTRAQSMDILSSQANIAGYKAVLVAAVSYGRYFPMFMTAAGTIAPAKVLILGAGVAGLQAIATVRRLGGVVEVFDTRPVVREEVMSLGAKFISVEGAADASHAGGYAVEQTADYKQQQEALIAASIAKADIVITTAQIPGKRAPILVSEDMINSMRAGSVIVDLAAGTGGNTALTRDQATIRHNGITIIGDSNLAASMPADASKLYAKNVFNFLQLLIKDGQLVNNLQDDIVKGACITHEGAVTSERLQAVLK; translated from the coding sequence ATGATCATAGGGGTTCTAAAAGAACAGCTACCAGAAAAAAGGGTTTCTTTAGTACCGGACATAGTAAAGCAGCTGGGAAAACAGGGCGTAACTGTTTGGGTAGAACCAGATGCGGGCGCAGCCGCTTTTTATGCCGATGATACCTATATACAGGCCGGGGCCGCTGTCAGGCCCAGGAAGGAGATCCTGCAACAATCAGATTTGGTATGCAGCATACAGATGCCGGAAGATTGGCAGTTACTCCGGGCTGGCACTATCTTAGCCGGTGTTTATCAACCATTACATCACCACGAATTAATGCAGCAATGGGCTGCGCATTCTCTCACTACTTACAGTCTGGACAACATACCCCGAACTACGCGTGCACAATCGATGGATATACTGAGCTCACAGGCGAACATTGCCGGTTACAAAGCGGTATTGGTAGCAGCCGTCTCGTATGGCCGTTATTTCCCCATGTTCATGACGGCAGCAGGAACTATCGCACCTGCCAAAGTATTGATACTGGGCGCCGGCGTAGCAGGGTTACAGGCCATTGCCACTGTACGCAGACTGGGAGGCGTGGTCGAAGTATTTGATACCCGACCGGTAGTAAGAGAAGAAGTGATGAGTCTCGGCGCCAAATTCATCTCCGTAGAAGGCGCTGCCGATGCCTCGCATGCCGGTGGTTACGCAGTAGAACAAACAGCAGATTACAAACAACAACAGGAAGCCCTGATCGCTGCCAGTATCGCCAAAGCAGACATCGTGATCACTACCGCACAGATACCCGGAAAACGCGCACCGATATTGGTATCAGAAGATATGATTAACAGCATGCGTGCCGGTAGTGTGATCGTAGACCTTGCCGCAGGTACAGGTGGCAACACCGCCCTGACCAGGGACCAGGCCACCATCCGGCACAATGGTATTACAATAATTGGGGACTCCAACCTCGCAGCCAGCATGCCTGCTGATGCCAGTAAACTGTATGCTAAGAACGTATTCAACTTCCTGCAACTACTGATCAAAGACGGTCAGTTAGTCAATAACCTACAAGACGATATCGTAAAAGGTGCCTGTATCACCCACGAAGGTGCAGTGACCAGTGAAAGACTACAGGCCGTATTAAAATAA
- the hemH gene encoding ferrochelatase, with protein MEAKSDIGIILMNLGSPDSTAVPDVKRYLNEFLMDKRVIDYPYLFRLLLIKGIIVPRRAPKSAEAYQSIWWPEGSPLIVLTKQLQNAVRHDLDMPVEIAMRYGNPSQEAAYENLLKQNPNLKEVVLLPLYPHYAMSSYETAVEHAKSVHKKKKYPFKLTVVPPYYKEPDYINALAESMRPYVTKDFDHLLFSYHGVPERHIHKGDITGKHCLQVADCCHVDSPAHDYCYRHQVHITAELVAEKLKIPREKWSVSFQSRLGREEWLKPYTAVKLEELPKQGVKRLLVACPAFVSDCLETLEEIAVEGKHSFISSGGDSFTMIPCLNIHPLWVQAIVKWMGALQANN; from the coding sequence ATGGAAGCTAAATCTGATATAGGAATTATTCTGATGAACCTGGGGTCACCGGATTCTACCGCAGTACCTGATGTGAAGCGATATTTAAATGAATTTCTGATGGACAAAAGGGTGATCGATTACCCTTACCTGTTCCGTTTATTGCTGATCAAAGGTATCATAGTACCCCGGCGCGCGCCGAAGTCCGCTGAGGCATATCAGTCTATCTGGTGGCCGGAAGGCTCTCCCCTGATCGTGTTGACAAAGCAATTGCAGAATGCTGTACGCCACGACCTGGATATGCCCGTAGAGATAGCGATGCGTTATGGTAATCCCTCTCAGGAAGCGGCCTACGAAAATCTGTTGAAGCAGAATCCCAACCTGAAAGAAGTGGTATTACTGCCGCTGTACCCGCACTATGCCATGTCATCTTATGAAACGGCGGTAGAGCATGCGAAGAGCGTACATAAAAAGAAGAAGTACCCGTTCAAACTCACGGTCGTACCTCCTTATTATAAAGAACCTGATTACATCAATGCACTGGCAGAGAGCATGCGTCCTTACGTAACGAAGGACTTTGACCACCTGCTGTTCAGTTATCATGGCGTACCGGAAAGGCATATACACAAAGGCGATATCACAGGTAAACATTGCCTGCAGGTAGCGGATTGTTGTCATGTAGATTCACCGGCGCATGATTATTGTTATCGTCATCAGGTACATATTACTGCAGAACTGGTAGCAGAAAAACTGAAAATTCCACGGGAGAAATGGAGTGTATCCTTCCAGTCCAGACTGGGAAGGGAAGAATGGCTCAAGCCATACACGGCTGTAAAACTGGAAGAGTTGCCAAAGCAAGGTGTAAAACGCCTGCTGGTAGCCTGTCCGGCTTTCGTATCCGATTGCCTTGAAACGCTGGAAGAAATAGCGGTGGAAGGAAAGCATTCTTTTATCAGTAGCGGTGGAGATAGTTTCACTATGATCCCCTGTTTGAACATACACCCACTGTGGGTGCAGGCAATCGTGAAGTGGATGGGGGCGTTGCAAGCCAATAATTAA
- the hemE gene encoding uroporphyrinogen decarboxylase, translated as MSALKNDLLLRALRGEKTERTPVWMMRQAGRYLPDYIKLREKYSFFERCMKPELATEITVMPVHQVGVDAAIIFSDILVVPQAMGLEVQLIEKTGPVLPDPIRTVEDMKRICVPDVNDKLGYVFDALRMTKQALDGAVPLIGFAGAPWTLLCYMVQGRGSKTFDGAKQFCYQQPAVAHQLLQMITDTTIIYLKEQVKAGADLVQIFDSWGGMLSPEDFEIFSLQYMRQIVAALKDVCPTILFAKGAWFALEEMAATGAHGLGIDWCIKPELARQFAGPNVTLQGNFDPAKLLAPIPEIEKAVKNMLKSFGGHRHIANLGHGILPNVPVDHAKAFVETVKAY; from the coding sequence ATGAGTGCATTAAAGAATGACCTTTTACTGAGAGCTTTACGCGGAGAAAAAACGGAACGTACACCTGTATGGATGATGCGCCAGGCCGGCCGTTATCTCCCTGATTATATCAAGCTGCGGGAAAAATATTCCTTCTTTGAACGCTGTATGAAACCTGAACTGGCTACAGAAATCACTGTGATGCCTGTACACCAGGTAGGCGTTGATGCTGCCATTATCTTCTCCGACATTCTCGTGGTACCTCAGGCTATGGGCCTCGAAGTACAACTGATCGAAAAAACCGGCCCGGTTTTACCAGATCCGATCAGAACCGTGGAAGACATGAAAAGGATATGCGTTCCCGATGTAAATGATAAACTCGGTTATGTATTCGATGCCCTGCGCATGACCAAACAGGCACTGGATGGTGCTGTTCCTTTGATCGGTTTTGCAGGTGCACCATGGACCCTGCTCTGCTATATGGTACAAGGCCGTGGTTCCAAAACATTTGATGGTGCAAAGCAATTCTGCTATCAGCAACCAGCAGTGGCACATCAGCTGCTGCAAATGATCACAGATACTACCATCATCTATCTGAAAGAACAGGTGAAAGCCGGTGCTGACCTCGTACAGATCTTTGATTCATGGGGTGGTATGCTGAGCCCTGAAGACTTCGAAATTTTCTCTCTTCAATATATGCGCCAGATCGTAGCTGCGCTGAAAGATGTTTGTCCTACCATTCTCTTTGCAAAAGGAGCCTGGTTCGCACTGGAAGAAATGGCTGCAACCGGTGCCCATGGCCTCGGTATTGACTGGTGCATCAAACCTGAACTGGCAAGACAGTTTGCTGGTCCGAACGTAACTTTGCAGGGCAATTTCGATCCTGCCAAATTACTGGCACCTATTCCGGAAATCGAAAAAGCAGTGAAGAACATGCTGAAAAGCTTTGGTGGCCACAGACATATAGCCAACCTGGGACACGGCATTCTGCCAAACGTTCCGGTAGACCATGCAAAAGCATTTGTTGAGACTGTAAAAGCGTACTAA
- a CDS encoding NAD(P) transhydrogenase subunit alpha has translation MDLFSFFEQHMEMTYVVILSVFLGIEVISRVPSVLHTPLMSGANAIHGVVIIGAIIVMGEAEKDNYLALILGFLAVILGTLNVVGGFVVTDRMLEMFKSKKNK, from the coding sequence ATGGACCTTTTTTCGTTTTTCGAACAACATATGGAGATGACCTATGTGGTGATACTCTCCGTTTTTCTGGGTATAGAAGTTATTTCCCGTGTACCGTCGGTATTACATACACCCCTGATGAGTGGTGCCAATGCCATTCATGGGGTCGTGATCATTGGGGCTATCATCGTGATGGGAGAGGCGGAGAAAGATAATTACCTCGCACTGATCTTAGGTTTTCTCGCTGTCATCTTAGGCACGCTGAATGTAGTCGGTGGTTTTGTGGTGACGGACCGTATGCTGGAAATGTTCAAGTCAAAGAAAAATAAATAG
- a CDS encoding NAD(P)(+) transhydrogenase (Re/Si-specific) subunit beta, with protein MLSLIYLIGSVTFIVGLKMLSHPATARKGNLIAAGGMTIAILGTIFLYTRNGEHLHNFWWIAGGLLIGGVIGLVSAKKVKMTAMPEMVSIFNGMGGACAALISVVEFEHVNAATESLHLLIIFAGLIIGSVSFAGSVIAWGKLNGKIKDIAFKGQHIFNLLLLVVIVAVAAFVIGVQPVTMLWCMLVVLLLSLLYGVFFVLPIGGADMPVVISLLNSFTGVAAACGGFLYDNPVMLTGGILVGSAGTILTILMCKAMNRSLKNVLIGSFGGGTTTSSHKEQGAYREISLSDAAVVLAYAHKVMIVPGYGLAVAQAQHACHELEVMLEEKGVEVRYAIHPVAGRMPGHMNVLLAEADVPYEKLLEMEQANPRFNTTDVVLVLGANDVVNPAAKSDPASPIYGMPILEVESAKTVIVNKRSMKPGYAGIENELFFRPKTAMLFGDAKAVMQQLIAEIAQV; from the coding sequence ATGTTATCATTGATATACCTGATTGGCTCTGTTACATTTATTGTTGGCCTGAAAATGTTAAGTCATCCCGCTACTGCCCGCAAAGGCAATCTCATAGCCGCGGGAGGGATGACGATCGCAATATTGGGTACGATATTTTTATATACGCGTAATGGGGAACACCTGCATAATTTCTGGTGGATCGCTGGCGGATTATTGATAGGAGGGGTAATAGGATTGGTGTCTGCAAAGAAGGTGAAGATGACGGCAATGCCAGAGATGGTAAGTATATTCAATGGTATGGGTGGTGCGTGTGCGGCATTGATATCAGTAGTAGAATTTGAGCATGTAAATGCAGCAACAGAAAGCCTGCATTTACTGATCATATTTGCTGGATTAATTATCGGAAGCGTATCATTTGCGGGATCAGTGATTGCATGGGGAAAACTAAATGGAAAGATCAAAGACATTGCCTTCAAAGGCCAGCATATTTTCAACCTATTATTGCTTGTGGTAATTGTAGCCGTAGCTGCATTCGTAATAGGAGTGCAGCCGGTTACAATGTTGTGGTGTATGTTGGTCGTGCTACTATTATCGCTGTTATATGGCGTGTTTTTTGTGTTGCCGATAGGAGGTGCGGATATGCCTGTGGTGATTTCATTGTTGAATTCATTTACTGGTGTGGCAGCGGCTTGTGGCGGTTTTTTGTATGATAATCCGGTGATGTTGACAGGCGGTATATTAGTAGGTTCTGCGGGAACTATTTTGACGATACTGATGTGTAAAGCAATGAACCGTTCCCTGAAGAATGTATTGATCGGCAGTTTTGGTGGAGGTACTACTACAAGCAGTCATAAAGAACAGGGTGCATACAGGGAGATTAGTTTGTCAGATGCCGCTGTGGTATTAGCTTATGCACATAAGGTAATGATCGTACCTGGCTATGGATTGGCGGTAGCACAGGCGCAGCATGCCTGTCATGAATTAGAAGTAATGCTGGAAGAAAAAGGTGTAGAGGTAAGATATGCCATTCATCCTGTAGCAGGACGAATGCCGGGACATATGAATGTGTTGCTGGCAGAGGCAGATGTACCTTATGAGAAATTACTGGAAATGGAACAGGCAAATCCACGGTTCAATACAACAGATGTGGTGCTGGTATTAGGCGCCAATGATGTAGTGAATCCGGCTGCCAAAAGTGATCCTGCCTCGCCAATTTACGGCATGCCGATATTAGAAGTAGAAAGTGCAAAAACAGTGATTGTAAATAAAAGAAGTATGAAGCCCGGTTACGCAGGCATAGAGAATGAATTGTTTTTCAGGCCAAAGACAGCGATGCTGTTTGGAGATGCGAAAGCCGTGATGCAGCAATTGATAGCGGAGATAGCGCAGGTGTAG